In Sporichthya polymorpha DSM 43042, a genomic segment contains:
- a CDS encoding TetR/AcrR family transcriptional regulator produces the protein MTKESPNAPVGASAGAFRQEILDVLAQLLQEATLDELRIAEILKAAKVSRGTFYFYYASKEDAFAALLDQVYARGVPAFETLFANDATRRPPALREAIATWLNFTPADAAVFRTAIEEWPRHAAIREVHLGAQRRLAAAVTKLIEDTHRDAASSLDVPAATLGSALVWTLERAWYEAGADAENPHLLLDVNAALGATIESAIYGAG, from the coding sequence GTGACCAAGGAATCTCCCAACGCCCCGGTCGGGGCGAGCGCCGGCGCGTTCCGGCAGGAGATCCTCGACGTCCTCGCGCAGCTGCTCCAGGAGGCGACGCTCGACGAGCTGCGGATCGCCGAGATCCTGAAGGCGGCGAAGGTCTCGCGCGGGACGTTCTACTTCTACTACGCGAGCAAGGAGGACGCCTTCGCCGCGCTGCTGGACCAGGTCTACGCGCGGGGTGTGCCGGCGTTCGAGACCCTGTTCGCCAACGATGCGACGCGACGGCCGCCCGCGCTGCGCGAGGCAATCGCGACGTGGCTGAACTTCACGCCGGCGGACGCGGCCGTCTTCCGGACGGCGATCGAGGAGTGGCCCCGGCACGCCGCCATTCGCGAGGTTCATCTCGGGGCGCAACGTCGGCTCGCGGCCGCCGTGACCAAGCTGATCGAGGACACCCATCGGGACGCGGCCTCCTCGCTCGATGTGCCCGCGGCCACGCTGGGCAGCGCGCTCGTCTGGACCCTGGAACGCGCCTGGTACGAGGCCGGGGCCGATGCCGAGAACCCGCATCTGCTGCTCGATGTCAACGCTGCCCTGGGGGCGACCATCGAGAGCGCGATCTACGGGGCTGGCTAG
- a CDS encoding TetR/AcrR family transcriptional regulator yields the protein MKPTAAPPPRRRPRAHTGDQAVEKAIFAATEKLLATTPLHEISVAQIIAEAELSRASFYHYFSSKHDVVTALMTTIFEDMFAETHTELEAEWTDPAAALRASLRPAMELWFEHRAVISAVLENQHAVPDLAKVWSAVSEPFRQTLTTQIEQQRTAGRAGSGLAAPVIAAMLISAAERIFYVGSTGTDPKLRTAAQRLDATVAICMAAIYGDPRGPVVTS from the coding sequence GTGAAGCCCACCGCCGCGCCTCCCCCGCGTCGGCGACCGCGCGCGCACACCGGGGACCAGGCGGTCGAGAAGGCGATCTTCGCCGCGACCGAGAAGCTGCTGGCCACCACGCCGCTGCACGAGATCTCGGTCGCGCAGATCATCGCCGAGGCCGAGCTCTCGCGGGCGAGCTTCTACCACTACTTCTCGTCGAAGCACGACGTCGTCACGGCGCTGATGACGACGATCTTCGAGGACATGTTCGCCGAGACCCACACCGAACTCGAGGCGGAGTGGACCGACCCGGCCGCCGCGTTGCGCGCCAGTCTGCGCCCCGCGATGGAGCTGTGGTTCGAGCACCGCGCCGTGATCTCGGCGGTGCTGGAGAACCAGCACGCGGTGCCGGACCTCGCGAAGGTCTGGTCGGCGGTGTCCGAGCCGTTCCGGCAGACCCTCACCACCCAGATCGAGCAGCAGCGCACCGCCGGCCGCGCGGGCTCGGGCCTGGCCGCCCCGGTCATCGCGGCGATGCTGATCTCCGCGGCCGAGCGCATCTTCTACGTCGGTTCGACCGGGACCGATCCCAAGCTCCGCACCGCGGCGCAGCGCCTCGACGCGACCGTCGCGATCTGCATGGCCGCCATCTACGGCGATCCCCGCGGCCCGGTGGTGACGTCGTGA
- a CDS encoding isochorismate synthase has translation MTTATSLEPLVVRTVELNTSDPRATAALVDLVPPGRPLAWVHDGEGLIGWGEATRLVVSGPDRFASAVEWWRALHLDAVVSDQVQLPGTGPVAFGSFTFADGPTSSVLVVPQVVLGRRDGRSWLTVIGSGEPELDRPVPAASGPQNVEFTDGALDADEWRRAVATAVERIRAGQLSKVVLARDLIARADAPVDVRHLVRRLNQRFPACYTFSVDGLVGATPELLVRREGDHVVSRVLAGTAWAADAAARLLASDKDREEHEYAVRSAFDAIAPYCTELRVPQQPSVMELANVSHLASEVTGTLRTRASLNGTPTDALSLAGLLHPTAAVCGTPTGRAGRAIAQLEGMDRGRYAGPVGWMDARGDGEWGIALRCAEVDGARLRLFAGCGIVAGSDPESEFAEAQAKFVAVREVLEG, from the coding sequence TTGACCACTGCGACCTCCCTCGAGCCGCTGGTGGTCCGCACGGTCGAGCTGAACACGTCCGACCCGCGGGCGACCGCGGCGCTGGTGGATCTCGTCCCACCCGGCCGGCCGCTCGCCTGGGTGCACGACGGCGAGGGCCTGATCGGCTGGGGCGAGGCGACCCGTCTGGTGGTCTCCGGTCCCGACCGGTTCGCCTCGGCGGTGGAGTGGTGGCGCGCCCTGCACCTCGACGCGGTCGTCTCCGACCAGGTGCAGCTGCCGGGCACCGGGCCGGTCGCCTTCGGTAGCTTCACCTTCGCCGACGGTCCGACCTCGTCCGTGCTCGTCGTCCCGCAGGTCGTGCTCGGCCGCCGCGACGGCCGCAGCTGGCTGACCGTGATCGGCAGCGGCGAGCCGGAGCTGGACCGTCCGGTCCCCGCCGCGTCCGGTCCGCAGAACGTCGAGTTCACCGACGGCGCGCTGGACGCGGACGAGTGGCGCCGAGCGGTGGCGACCGCGGTCGAGCGCATCCGCGCCGGGCAGCTGTCGAAGGTCGTCCTGGCCCGCGACCTGATCGCGCGCGCCGACGCCCCCGTCGACGTCCGCCACCTGGTGCGCCGCCTGAACCAGCGCTTCCCCGCCTGCTACACGTTCTCCGTCGACGGGCTGGTCGGCGCGACCCCCGAGCTGCTGGTGCGGCGCGAGGGCGATCACGTCGTCTCCCGCGTCCTGGCCGGAACGGCGTGGGCGGCCGACGCCGCCGCCCGACTGCTGGCCTCGGACAAGGACCGCGAGGAGCACGAGTACGCGGTGCGGTCGGCCTTCGACGCGATCGCTCCCTACTGCACCGAGCTGCGCGTTCCCCAGCAGCCGAGCGTGATGGAGCTCGCGAACGTCTCGCACCTGGCCAGCGAGGTGACCGGGACCCTGCGCACCCGCGCCAGCCTCAACGGCACCCCGACCGACGCCCTCAGCCTCGCCGGGCTGCTGCACCCCACCGCGGCGGTGTGCGGGACCCCGACCGGCCGGGCCGGCCGCGCGATCGCCCAACTCGAGGGCATGGACCGCGGCCGCTACGCCGGCCCCGTCGGCTGGATGGACGCCCGCGGCGACGGCGAGTGGGGCATCGCGCTGCGGTGCGCCGAGGTCGACGGTGCGCGGCTGCGTCTGTTCGCCGGGTGCGGCATCGTCGCCGGCTCCGACCCCGAGTCGGAGTTCGCCGAGGCGCAGGCGAAGTTCGTCGCCGTGCGCGAGGTGCTGGAGGGGTGA
- a CDS encoding demethylmenaquinone methyltransferase: MSRAALDKKPAEVQAMFDGVARRYDLTNDVLSLGQDRRWRKAVTTAVDARPGDKVLDLAAGTGTSSLPFTEAGALAVPCDFSLGMLRVGKARLPHLNFTAGDAMRLPFADGVFDAVTISFGLRNVADPAVALAEMLRVTRPGGRLVVCEFSHPTWAPFRTVYTEYLMKALPAIARRVATNPDAYVYLAESIRAWPDQRELAGVIGKAGWERVGWRNLSGGIVTLHRARRAG, translated from the coding sequence ATGAGCAGAGCCGCCCTGGACAAGAAGCCGGCCGAGGTGCAGGCGATGTTCGACGGCGTCGCGCGCCGGTACGACCTGACCAACGACGTCCTCTCCCTCGGCCAGGACCGGCGCTGGCGGAAGGCCGTGACGACGGCGGTCGACGCCCGCCCCGGCGACAAGGTCCTCGACCTCGCGGCCGGCACCGGGACCTCCTCGCTCCCGTTCACCGAGGCCGGCGCGCTCGCGGTCCCGTGCGACTTCTCCCTGGGGATGCTGCGCGTCGGCAAGGCCCGGCTGCCGCACCTGAACTTCACCGCCGGCGACGCGATGCGGCTGCCGTTCGCGGACGGCGTCTTCGACGCGGTGACGATCTCCTTCGGCCTGCGCAACGTCGCGGACCCCGCCGTCGCCCTCGCGGAGATGCTGCGCGTCACCCGCCCGGGCGGCCGTCTCGTGGTCTGCGAGTTCTCGCACCCGACCTGGGCGCCGTTCCGCACCGTCTACACCGAGTACCTGATGAAGGCGCTGCCGGCGATCGCCCGTCGCGTGGCGACGAACCCGGACGCCTACGTCTACCTCGCCGAGTCGATCCGGGCCTGGCCCGACCAGCGCGAGCTCGCCGGGGTGATCGGCAAGGCGGGCTGGGAACGCGTCGGGTGGCGGAACCTCTCGGGCGGCATCGTGACCCTGCACCGGGCCCGCCGGGCCGGCTGA
- a CDS encoding PucR family transcriptional regulator: MSYDDDQVAECLRKTALEVLPLANGISEVVLGRILEKVPALAPQHTPEEIEVLRVAVEQNVGGILAMLAFGIEADLIEPLVGTVALLRQTAAEGGDVTTVLRGYRVGHARLWQAWAEEVEARVADPALQNRVLASSSNNMFAFIDSACERLVELSRELFGSLPGGGRPSGRDILDLLRSDEPADLVEASRGLGYEVRDHHVALAAVPLRPDADARAAVRQLAEAAPGCALLTRAIGDGSWWAWLGWPAPPGEDVLDALTRLDVRDVLVGVGEPGQGREGFRRSHEQAVEAERTSRTARSPFGGVVRHRDIEVAAVLCADPERARRFAAERLGALARRDEATSRLRATVRAYLANGRNLARTAEALHVHHKTVSYRLTRASELVGRSLVDTPYDLEAALIIDRTLSGE; encoded by the coding sequence ATGAGCTACGACGACGACCAGGTCGCGGAGTGCCTGCGCAAGACCGCCCTGGAGGTGCTCCCGCTCGCCAACGGCATCTCCGAGGTCGTGCTCGGCCGGATCCTGGAGAAGGTCCCGGCGCTCGCCCCGCAGCACACGCCGGAGGAGATCGAGGTCCTCCGCGTCGCGGTCGAACAGAACGTCGGCGGCATCCTCGCGATGCTGGCGTTCGGCATCGAGGCCGACCTGATCGAGCCGCTCGTCGGCACCGTCGCCCTGCTCCGCCAGACCGCGGCCGAGGGCGGGGACGTCACCACCGTCCTGCGCGGGTACCGGGTCGGGCACGCCCGGCTGTGGCAGGCGTGGGCCGAGGAGGTCGAGGCCCGGGTGGCGGATCCGGCGCTGCAGAACCGGGTGCTCGCGTCGTCGTCCAACAACATGTTCGCCTTCATCGACAGCGCCTGCGAGCGGCTCGTCGAGCTCAGCCGGGAGCTGTTCGGCTCGCTGCCCGGCGGGGGTCGGCCCTCGGGGCGGGACATCCTCGACCTGCTCCGCAGCGACGAGCCCGCCGACCTGGTCGAGGCGAGCCGCGGGCTCGGGTACGAGGTGCGCGACCACCACGTCGCCCTCGCGGCCGTCCCGTTGCGGCCGGACGCGGACGCCCGTGCCGCCGTCCGCCAGCTCGCCGAGGCCGCGCCGGGCTGCGCGCTGCTGACCCGGGCGATCGGCGACGGCTCGTGGTGGGCTTGGCTGGGCTGGCCGGCGCCGCCGGGGGAGGACGTCCTCGACGCCCTGACGCGGCTCGACGTGCGGGACGTCCTGGTCGGCGTGGGGGAGCCGGGCCAGGGCCGGGAGGGCTTCCGCCGCTCCCACGAGCAGGCGGTCGAGGCCGAGCGGACGTCGCGCACCGCCCGATCCCCGTTCGGCGGGGTCGTCCGGCACCGGGACATCGAGGTCGCCGCGGTGCTGTGCGCGGACCCGGAGCGGGCGCGCCGGTTCGCCGCCGAACGGCTGGGCGCGCTCGCCCGGCGTGACGAGGCGACCTCCCGGCTGCGGGCGACGGTCCGCGCGTACCTGGCCAACGGGCGCAACCTCGCCCGCACCGCCGAGGCGCTGCACGTCCATCACAAGACGGTCAGCTACCGGCTAACCCGCGCCTCGGAGCTGGTCGGCCGGAGCCTGGTCGACACCCCGTACGACCTGGAGGCCGCGCTGATCATCGACCGCACGCTGAGCGGGGAGTAG
- a CDS encoding fatty acid desaturase, whose product MTITANPSVRQVLAQVVRDPDYEAIAHRPTWQWPHLALTAGSWALFVGSTWAYLAGNLPLIAMLLLNQLAFYACFTPLHDAVHNAASGNQRVNDWIGTISGTLLLPGVTTAEYRVLHMEHHRWVGDRQRDPDHWFVHAPKPLLPVVFAGPEWVWTYWWLRKLWPTHSLKENLKFVRLLVIYVGMHVGFLASPYWKEFLLCWLIPHWMAFLVLVYVFAHIQHPEESTWQVAPFQSTVELRGTKAGKVYWLGQTDHCIHHALPHVPFHKYHRVWDLSEGILRKQGIPERGLFRGPEPFEIPRRAYDTTVAARVVAARDVAPSVRTFELEGVDGDLPAFTPGAHVDVHLPSGRVRQYSLCGPVGPRYRIAVKALPDGRGGSLEVHETLTVGSVVTVSAPRNNFALVEAQRYDLIAAGIGITPMLSFAHHLHAEGKQFTLHVCASDEASVPFGAELSALPFADAIELHVPGRQFSLERSVGRWAGVSAIYVCGPAGFMDMVGEEAARLDYPIDAVHRESFTAAVIDLTDTKPFEVVLARSGRTFTVPAERQCLDVLLEHDVDVPWSCSQGVCGSCVTPVLEGEVEHRDAVLNAEVKASNCAMTICVSRAKGDRVVLDL is encoded by the coding sequence ATGACGATCACCGCCAACCCCTCCGTCCGTCAGGTCCTCGCGCAGGTCGTGCGCGACCCCGACTACGAGGCCATCGCCCACCGCCCCACGTGGCAGTGGCCGCACCTCGCGCTGACCGCCGGGTCCTGGGCGCTGTTCGTCGGGAGCACGTGGGCCTACCTCGCCGGCAACCTGCCGCTGATCGCGATGCTCCTGCTGAACCAACTGGCGTTCTACGCGTGCTTCACCCCGCTGCACGACGCGGTCCACAACGCGGCGTCCGGGAACCAGCGGGTGAACGACTGGATCGGCACGATCTCCGGGACGCTGCTGCTTCCCGGCGTCACGACCGCCGAGTACCGCGTTCTGCACATGGAGCACCACCGGTGGGTGGGGGACCGGCAGCGCGACCCCGACCACTGGTTCGTCCACGCACCGAAGCCGCTGCTGCCGGTCGTCTTCGCCGGCCCGGAGTGGGTCTGGACGTACTGGTGGCTGCGCAAGCTGTGGCCGACGCACAGCCTGAAGGAGAACCTGAAGTTCGTCCGTCTGCTCGTCATCTACGTCGGCATGCACGTCGGGTTCCTGGCGTCGCCGTATTGGAAGGAATTCCTCCTCTGCTGGCTGATCCCGCACTGGATGGCTTTTCTCGTGCTGGTCTACGTGTTCGCGCACATCCAGCACCCGGAGGAGTCGACCTGGCAGGTCGCGCCGTTCCAGTCCACGGTCGAGCTGCGCGGGACGAAGGCGGGCAAGGTCTACTGGCTCGGGCAGACCGACCACTGCATCCACCACGCGCTGCCCCATGTGCCGTTCCACAAGTACCACCGGGTCTGGGACCTGTCGGAGGGGATCCTGCGCAAGCAGGGCATTCCGGAACGAGGCCTGTTCCGCGGCCCGGAGCCGTTCGAGATCCCGCGGCGGGCCTACGACACGACGGTCGCGGCCCGGGTGGTCGCGGCCCGGGACGTCGCCCCCAGCGTGCGGACCTTCGAGCTCGAGGGCGTCGACGGCGACCTGCCGGCGTTCACCCCCGGCGCGCACGTCGACGTGCACCTGCCGTCCGGGCGCGTGCGTCAGTACTCGCTGTGCGGACCGGTCGGTCCGCGGTACCGGATCGCCGTCAAGGCCCTGCCCGACGGCCGCGGCGGTTCGCTCGAGGTGCACGAGACCCTGACGGTCGGTTCGGTCGTCACGGTCTCTGCGCCGCGCAACAACTTCGCCCTCGTCGAGGCGCAGCGGTACGACCTGATCGCGGCCGGCATCGGCATCACCCCGATGCTGTCGTTCGCCCACCACCTGCACGCCGAGGGCAAGCAGTTCACGCTGCATGTGTGCGCATCCGACGAGGCGTCAGTTCCGTTCGGCGCCGAGCTGTCGGCGCTGCCGTTCGCGGACGCGATCGAGCTGCACGTCCCCGGCCGGCAATTCAGCCTGGAGCGCTCGGTCGGCCGCTGGGCCGGCGTCTCCGCGATCTACGTCTGCGGCCCGGCCGGGTTCATGGACATGGTCGGCGAGGAGGCGGCCCGGCTCGACTACCCGATCGACGCCGTCCACCGTGAGTCCTTCACCGCCGCCGTGATCGACCTGACCGACACCAAGCCGTTCGAGGTCGTCCTCGCCCGCAGTGGCCGGACGTTCACGGTCCCGGCCGAGCGCCAGTGCCTCGACGTCCTCCTCGAGCACGACGTCGACGTCCCGTGGTCCTGCTCGCAGGGCGTCTGCGGCTCCTGCGTCACCCCGGTCCTCGAGGGCGAGGTCGAGCACCGCGACGCCGTCCTGAACGCCGAGGTGAAGGCCTCGAACTGCGCGATGACGATCTGCGTCTCCCGCGCCAAGGGGGATCGCGTCGTCCTCGACCTCTGA
- a CDS encoding dihydrofolate reductase family protein, with product MTTRVHNFSISLDGFGTGEGLTFDAPFGSAGHRLHEWMIATRFGAAIVGRAEGTQGVDNAFAERHSPGIGAEIMGRGKFGPQTGPWTDLGAEDEWRGWWGENPPFHTPVFVLTHHPRPPLEMEGGTTFHFVDATPAEALKLAQEAAGGLDVRIGGGVSMLRDFLAADLVDWMHLVQVPIVLGRGQRLWDGLEGLDERFAVEATPSPSGVTHLVFSRR from the coding sequence ATGACCACGCGGGTTCACAATTTCTCGATCTCCCTCGACGGCTTCGGTACCGGGGAGGGGCTGACGTTCGACGCACCCTTCGGTTCTGCGGGCCACCGCCTGCACGAATGGATGATCGCGACCCGGTTCGGGGCGGCGATCGTGGGCCGGGCCGAGGGCACTCAGGGCGTCGACAACGCCTTCGCCGAGCGCCACAGCCCCGGGATCGGGGCCGAGATCATGGGCCGCGGCAAGTTCGGCCCCCAGACCGGCCCGTGGACCGACCTGGGCGCGGAGGACGAGTGGCGGGGCTGGTGGGGAGAGAACCCGCCGTTCCACACCCCGGTGTTCGTGCTGACCCACCACCCGCGCCCGCCGCTGGAGATGGAGGGCGGGACGACCTTCCACTTCGTCGACGCCACGCCGGCCGAGGCGCTCAAGCTCGCCCAGGAGGCCGCCGGCGGCCTCGACGTCCGCATCGGCGGCGGGGTGAGCATGCTCCGCGACTTCCTCGCCGCCGACCTCGTCGACTGGATGCACCTCGTCCAGGTCCCGATCGTCCTCGGCCGCGGTCAGCGACTCTGGGACGGCCTCGAGGGCCTGGACGAACGCTTCGCCGTCGAGGCCACGCCCTCCCCCAGCGGCGTCACCCACCTGGTCTTCAGCCGCCGCTGA
- a CDS encoding Clp protease N-terminal domain-containing protein, which yields MFGKLRRAKADLTLMNHLLPAAERDAQAEGVDRPGAEHLVLAALDLPDGRAAAALRAVGVSAEDLRGAIRAEHAEAVAGVGLDVDENAIDAALPPPGSPRGPYRSAGSLQTVFQRAVALAKADRSPLCSGFVLRAALEGERGTLAGALERLGVDRAALLTGLPG from the coding sequence ATGTTCGGCAAGTTGCGTCGTGCCAAGGCTGACCTGACGTTGATGAATCACCTGCTCCCGGCCGCCGAGCGGGACGCGCAGGCTGAGGGTGTCGACCGACCCGGCGCCGAGCACCTCGTGCTCGCGGCGCTGGACCTGCCGGACGGTCGGGCAGCCGCGGCGCTGCGCGCCGTCGGCGTCAGCGCCGAGGACCTGCGCGGCGCGATTCGGGCCGAGCACGCGGAGGCAGTCGCCGGCGTGGGCCTCGACGTCGACGAGAACGCGATCGACGCCGCCCTGCCGCCCCCGGGGTCGCCGCGCGGCCCCTATCGCTCCGCGGGGTCGTTGCAGACGGTGTTCCAGCGTGCGGTCGCCCTGGCGAAGGCCGACCGGTCCCCGCTGTGCAGCGGCTTCGTCCTCCGCGCCGCGCTCGAGGGCGAACGCGGCACCCTGGCCGGCGCCCTCGAGCGTCTCGGGGTCGACCGCGCCGCTCTGCTCACCGGGCTCCCGGGGTAG
- a CDS encoding geranylgeranyl reductase family protein — MSAQSSTDRDADVLVIGAGPAGATAAFHLAQSGLSTLVLEKTQFPREKVCGDGLTPRAVKQLLAMGVPTDTEGWLKHKGLRIVGGGHTLELPWPELGSYPDYGLIRTRMDFDETLARHAQKAGARLLEQTNVTGPVFDKNNRVAGVVAKQADRSEVTYKAPIVLVCDGNSSRFSLELGLHKREDRPMGVAVRTYYKSPRHNEDWLESWLELWDTSRGERKLLPGYGWIFPVGDGTCNIGLGVLNNSCAFGKTDYRAMLKAWMASCPPEWGFTEENRTGQILGAALPMGFNRQPHYTRGALLVGDAGGMVNPFNGEGIAYAMESGAMAAEVVVQALGRTGAQRERVLETYPSALQDAWGGYYTLGRVFVKMIGNPQFMSFATKHGLPRPALMRFTLKLLANLTDPKGGDASDRVINALSKLAPSA; from the coding sequence ATGAGCGCGCAATCAAGCACGGATCGAGACGCCGACGTTCTCGTCATCGGCGCCGGTCCCGCCGGGGCCACGGCGGCGTTCCACCTCGCGCAGTCGGGTCTGTCGACGCTCGTGCTGGAGAAGACGCAGTTCCCCCGCGAGAAGGTCTGCGGCGACGGTCTGACCCCGCGCGCGGTGAAGCAGCTGCTCGCGATGGGTGTGCCGACCGACACCGAGGGCTGGCTCAAGCACAAGGGTCTGCGGATCGTCGGCGGCGGCCACACGCTCGAGCTGCCCTGGCCCGAGCTGGGCTCCTACCCCGACTACGGCTTGATCCGTACGCGAATGGACTTCGACGAGACGCTCGCCCGGCACGCCCAGAAGGCGGGCGCCCGGCTGCTGGAGCAGACCAACGTCACCGGCCCGGTCTTCGACAAGAACAACCGCGTCGCCGGTGTCGTCGCCAAGCAGGCCGACCGCAGTGAGGTCACCTACAAGGCCCCGATCGTGCTGGTCTGCGACGGCAACTCGTCGCGCTTCTCGCTCGAGCTCGGCCTGCACAAGCGCGAGGACCGCCCGATGGGCGTCGCGGTGCGCACCTACTACAAGAGCCCGCGTCACAACGAGGACTGGCTGGAGTCCTGGCTCGAGCTGTGGGACACGTCCCGCGGCGAGCGCAAACTTCTGCCGGGCTACGGCTGGATCTTCCCGGTGGGCGACGGCACCTGCAACATCGGCCTCGGGGTCCTGAACAACTCCTGCGCGTTCGGCAAGACCGACTACCGCGCGATGCTCAAGGCCTGGATGGCGTCCTGCCCGCCGGAGTGGGGCTTCACCGAAGAGAACCGCACCGGTCAGATCCTCGGTGCCGCGCTGCCGATGGGCTTCAACCGGCAGCCGCACTACACCCGCGGCGCGCTGCTCGTGGGTGACGCCGGCGGCATGGTGAACCCGTTCAACGGCGAGGGCATCGCCTACGCGATGGAGTCCGGTGCGATGGCCGCCGAGGTCGTCGTGCAGGCCCTCGGCCGGACCGGGGCTCAGCGCGAGCGCGTCCTCGAGACGTACCCTTCGGCCCTGCAGGACGCCTGGGGCGGCTACTACACGCTCGGCCGGGTCTTCGTGAAGATGATCGGCAACCCCCAGTTCATGTCGTTCGCGACGAAGCACGGCCTGCCCCGGCCGGCGCTGATGCGGTTCACGTTGAAGCTGCTGGCCAACCTGACCGACCCCAAGGGTGGCGACGCGTCGGACCGGGTCATCAACGCCCTGTCCAAGCTCGCGCCCAGCGCCTGA
- a CDS encoding NADH-quinone oxidoreductase subunit A codes for MDGNVYIPIAVLAALGFGFAAFSVVMGALTGPRRYNRAKLDAYECGIDPTPQPIGGGRFSVKYYTIAMLFIIFDIEIIFLYPWAVSFDSFGIAILVEMMLFMVTVFIPLVYVWRRGGLDWNT; via the coding sequence ATGGACGGCAACGTCTACATCCCGATCGCGGTACTGGCCGCGCTCGGCTTCGGCTTCGCCGCGTTCTCCGTCGTCATGGGCGCGCTCACCGGCCCGCGGCGTTACAACCGCGCCAAGCTCGACGCCTACGAGTGCGGCATCGACCCGACCCCGCAGCCGATCGGCGGCGGCCGGTTCTCGGTGAAGTACTACACGATCGCGATGCTCTTCATCATCTTCGACATCGAGATCATCTTCTTGTACCCGTGGGCCGTCTCGTTCGACTCGTTCGGCATCGCGATCCTCGTCGAAATGATGCTGTTCATGGTCACGGTCTTCATCCCACTGGTCTACGTCTGGAGGCGCGGCGGCCTGGACTGGAACACCTGA
- a CDS encoding NuoB/complex I 20 kDa subunit family protein yields MGIEEKLPSGFLLSTVEGLAGYMRKSSLWPATFGLACCAIEMMATGTGRYDIARFGMEAFRASPRQADLMIVAGRVTQKMAPVVRQVWDQMPNPKWCIAMGVCASSGGMFNNYAVVQGVDHIVPVDIYLPGCPPRPEMLLDAILKLHEQVGSTKLGAHAARENAELEAAALQALPTSEMKGLLR; encoded by the coding sequence ATGGGGATCGAAGAAAAGCTCCCCAGCGGGTTTCTGCTGAGCACGGTCGAAGGTCTGGCCGGGTACATGCGGAAGAGCTCGCTGTGGCCGGCGACCTTCGGCCTCGCCTGCTGCGCCATCGAGATGATGGCCACCGGGACGGGTCGTTACGACATCGCGCGGTTCGGCATGGAGGCGTTCCGCGCCTCGCCGCGCCAGGCCGACCTGATGATCGTCGCCGGTCGCGTGACGCAGAAGATGGCGCCGGTCGTCCGCCAGGTCTGGGACCAGATGCCCAACCCGAAGTGGTGCATCGCCATGGGTGTGTGCGCCAGCTCCGGCGGCATGTTCAACAACTACGCGGTCGTCCAGGGCGTCGACCACATCGTGCCGGTCGACATCTACCTGCCGGGCTGCCCGCCGCGGCCGGAGATGCTGCTCGACGCGATCCTCAAGCTGCACGAGCAAGTCGGCTCGACAAAGCTCGGCGCGCACGCCGCCCGCGAGAACGCGGAGCTCGAGGCCGCCGCCCTGCAGGCGCTCCCGACGTCGGAGATGAAGGGCCTCCTGCGGTGA
- a CDS encoding NADH-quinone oxidoreductase subunit C, which yields MTDDFGKAVEHPAHTQPENPPSGPGQVIGVRKGMFGSRGSGDTSGYGGLVRPITMPGAVSAPYGGWFDDAADALRRALLVSGSSWEEAVEAVVVHRGELTLHIRRDAILQVCQVLRDDPALRYEMFSGVSGVHYPEQTGRELHAVYHLLSITHNRRLRLEVSVPDADPHIPSVYSVYPTCDWHERETYDFFGIIFDGHPALTRIMMPDDWPGHPQRKDYPLGGIPVEYKGATIPPPDQRRSYS from the coding sequence GTGACGGACGACTTCGGCAAGGCCGTCGAGCACCCGGCCCACACCCAGCCCGAGAACCCCCCGTCGGGGCCGGGCCAGGTCATCGGCGTCCGCAAGGGCATGTTCGGCTCGCGCGGCTCCGGCGACACCTCCGGCTACGGCGGTCTGGTCCGCCCGATCACGATGCCGGGCGCGGTCTCGGCGCCCTACGGCGGCTGGTTCGACGACGCCGCCGACGCGCTGCGCCGTGCACTGCTGGTCTCCGGCTCGAGCTGGGAGGAGGCCGTCGAGGCCGTCGTCGTGCACCGCGGCGAGCTGACGCTCCACATCCGGCGCGATGCGATCCTCCAGGTCTGCCAGGTGCTGCGCGACGACCCGGCGCTGCGCTACGAGATGTTCTCCGGTGTCTCGGGCGTGCACTACCCCGAGCAGACCGGGCGCGAGCTGCACGCGGTCTACCACCTGCTCTCGATCACGCACAACCGGCGGCTGCGCCTCGAGGTGTCGGTGCCCGACGCCGACCCGCACATCCCGTCGGTGTACTCGGTCTACCCCACCTGTGACTGGCACGAGCGCGAGACCTACGACTTCTTCGGGATCATCTTCGACGGCCACCCGGCGCTGACGCGGATCATGATGCCGGACGACTGGCCCGGTCACCCGCAGCGCAAGGACTACCCGCTCGGTGGCATTCCCGTGGAGTACAAGGGCGCCACCATCCCGCCGCCCGACCAGCGGAGGTCGTACAGCTGA